CTGGGAGAGGGCGGACGACGAGACAAAAAGGATGTGGGAGCGCGACAGGGCCCTGCTTTCGGTCGCAGAAAAAGCGAGGGAGGCGCGCCTTAACCGGGCGTGGGAGAGTTTGGGATTACTATTTTAATTTCAATCCATCTTAAACTTTATACCGCATTTTTTACATACCCAGTCGGGGAAGTCCTCACTGTTAAGGGGGCCGTCCGGGCTTATCTCCCCTTCTTGCGCCTTCTCGATCATCTCCGGTGTCGGCCGGCTGTAAAGAATTACGACTACGTCATCTGTCGAGCTGCAATTTAGTTACGGGGAGGATCCATCTTAATCCCCTTGATAAAATGCGAACGAAATATCCGCGCCGTCGCTTGGAATTGCGGGTCTCGACGCTCCTCAGTCCTTTGTTTTCGAGAACCTCAAGACAGACCCGGCAGCAGTGACAAAACAGTCCCGGACGGCTTAAACAACCGGCAGAGGTTAAAACTCCTATTTCTCAAAATCCCGTTTCAGTATTCCCGTTTTAATATTCCATACACCAGAATGTCCTTGTATTTGCCGAACCTGAGGTCGTGCTCCCTCATGTGCCCCTCGTACTTCATCCCTATCTTCTCGATGACCCGCCCCGAGGCGGGATTGTCGGTGAAGCGCTCGGCGTGAATCCGGTTCAGCATGAGTACGTTGAAACCGAAATCCAGTATCGCCCCGGCGGCCTCCGTTGCGTAACCCGCCCCCCAATAGTCCCTCCCCAGCCAGTAGCCCAGCCCCGCCCGGCCGTGCTCCCTCACGATCTCTAGCCCCACGGCCCCGATTATCCTCCCGTCCGCCTTCAGCGTAACGGCGAAGTCGGCAAGCTCCCCATTCCGGTAGCCCTCGCGGTGGGTCGCTATCCACTCCCTTGCCATAGCCTCCTTGTACGGGTGGGGAATCTTGAGGGTCTTTGAGGCGATCTCGTAGTCGTTTACGATAAGCGTCACCTCCGGCGCGTCTGATGGGGCAAATGGCCTCAATATCAACCGCTCCGTTGCGATCTCCGGCTGCTCCTTCGGTATCTTAAGGGTTTCGTCTGTGGGTTTTTTTTCGGACAATCTTGACCTCTTCTTCGGCTCGACAGCTTCTGATATTTAACTATCCGATTGCGCGGACGATGTCAATGGAATTTTGCGCCCGGCTCGGATTCGTTTATAATCAAAGTTCCCATTTGCCCTTTACTTCGGGTTTAAACTGTCATATCATTTTAGACGTATTGTAAAGGAGATTGATATGTCATACTCGCTTCTGAAATACGAGATCGACAGGGACGTGGCAGTTGTCACGATGAACAGCCCCCCCGCCAACTGGATGTCGCGGGAGCTCCTGTTTGAGCTGGAGGACGCGGTGAACCGCCTCAAGAATGAGGTGGACATCAGGGCGGTCGTGATCGCAAGCTCATGCGAGGGGTACTTCTCCGCCGGGGCGGATATATCAATGTTAAAGGACGCTATGCTCAAGGACATCGGTGAAGAGACCCTCGACATGATCCCCCGGGCGCAGGCGATATTCAACTCCCTTGAGGACGTCCCGCTCCCCACCGTCGCCGCCATCTCGGGTCACGCCCTGGGGGGAGGACTGGAGCTGGTGCTGGCGTGCGACTTCCGCTTCATGGCGAAGGGATCGGGGAGGATCGGGCTTCCGGAGGCCAGGCTCGGACTGATCCCGTCGTTCGGGGGGACTCAGCGTTTACCATCCATCGTCGGGAGAGCGAAGGCCCTGGAGATGATGATAAACGGGCTTCAGCTTAAATCCAACGAGGCAAAAGAGATCGGTCTTCTGACTGACGTCTTCGAGGGGGCCGAGCTAATGGAAAAGTCGATGAGCTACGCCCGCCGTCTTGCAAAGCAGGCCACCGGAGCAATAGCACGTATCAAGAAATGCGTCAATACGGGCCTAAGGGAGGGATTTGACAGGGGCATTATCGAGGAGGCAAGGGCGTTTCGGGAAATCGTCAAGACGGCGGACGCCAAAGAGGGGATAGAGGACTTTCTCTCCGGGAGGAGGCCGAG
Above is a window of Candidatus Zymogenus saltonus DNA encoding:
- a CDS encoding enoyl-CoA hydratase/isomerase family protein encodes the protein MSYSLLKYEIDRDVAVVTMNSPPANWMSRELLFELEDAVNRLKNEVDIRAVVIASSCEGYFSAGADISMLKDAMLKDIGEETLDMIPRAQAIFNSLEDVPLPTVAAISGHALGGGLELVLACDFRFMAKGSGRIGLPEARLGLIPSFGGTQRLPSIVGRAKALEMMINGLQLKSNEAKEIGLLTDVFEGAELMEKSMSYARRLAKQATGAIARIKKCVNTGLREGFDRGIIEEARAFREIVKTADAKEGIEDFLSGRRPRFTGS
- a CDS encoding GNAT family N-acetyltransferase → MPKEQPEIATERLILRPFAPSDAPEVTLIVNDYEIASKTLKIPHPYKEAMAREWIATHREGYRNGELADFAVTLKADGRIIGAVGLEIVREHGRAGLGYWLGRDYWGAGYATEAAGAILDFGFNVLMLNRIHAERFTDNPASGRVIEKIGMKYEGHMREHDLRFGKYKDILVYGILKREY